One Paroedura picta isolate Pp20150507F chromosome 16, Ppicta_v3.0, whole genome shotgun sequence genomic region harbors:
- the KCNJ14 gene encoding ATP-sensitive inward rectifier potassium channel 14 isoform X2, protein MGVAQAIRRLSSGDGAGELREEEAVETPLSCPNGKPVPAQPRSRFVKKDGHCNVQFINMSEKGQRYLTDIFTTCVDIRWRWMFVLFCLSFVLSWLLFGFTFWLIAALHGDLGPEFSPAPKPCFSEVTSFMAAFLFSLETQTSIGYGFRSVTEECPAAVVAVVMQCIAGCILDAFIVGAIMAKIAKPKKRNGTLVFSETAVVAMRDGKLCLMWRVANLRKSHLVEAHVRAQLLRPRVTPEGEYIPLDHIDVNVGFDSGTDRIFLVSPVTIIHEIDGESPFYEYGPSELAKGDFELVVILEGMVEATAMTTQCRSSYLPGEICWGHRFEPVLFERRGHYEIDYRHFHRTYEVPGTPECSAKELSQRKYRAPPAGVTTARASFCYENEVALRSCREEEEEEEEEEKQTSRRVSLETETAMAT, encoded by the exons ATGGGGGTAGCCCAAGCCATCCGCCGCCTCAGCAGCGGCGATGGGGCAGGTGAGCTTCGAGAAGAAGAGGCCGTGGAGACCCCGCTCAGCTGCCCCAACGGCAAGCCGGTCCCTGCCCAGCCGCGCAGCCGTTTCGTGAAGAAGGACGGTCACTGCAACGTGCAGTTCATCAACATGAGCGAGAAGGGCCAGCGGTACCTCACCGACATCTTCACCACTTGCGTGGACATCCGCTGGCGATGGATGTTTGTCCTCTTCTGCCTCTCTTTCGTGCTCTCCTGGCTCCTCTTCGGCTTCACCTTCTGGCTCATCGCGGCGCTGCACGGGGATCTCGGCCCCGAGTTCTCCCCGGCCCCCAAGCCCTGCTTCTCTGAGGTCACTAGTTTCATGGCTGCCTTCCTCTTCTCTCTGGAAACCCAGACGTCCATCGGGTACGGCTTCCGCAGCGTGACGGAAGAGTGCCCGGCCGCCGTGGTGGCCGTCGTCATGCAGTGCATCGCCGGGTGCATCCTCGATGCCTTCATCGTCGGGGCCATCATGGCCAAAATCGCCAAGCCCAAGAAGCGCAACGGCACCTTGGTCTTCAGCGAGACGGCGGTGGTGGCGATGCGCGATGGCAAACTCTGCCTGATGTGGCGCGTGGCCAACCTACGCAAGAGCCATCTGGTGGAAGCCCATGTCCGGGCCCAGCTACTGAGG CCTCGCGTGACCCCCGAGGGGGAATACATCCCTCTGGACCACATCGACGTGAACGTGGGTTTCGACAGCGGCACCGACCGCATCTTCTTGGTGTCCCCGGTGACCATCATCCACGAGATCGATGGCGAAAGCCCCTTCTACGAGTACGGTCCTTCCGAACTGGCCAAGGGCGACTTTGAACTGGTGGTCATCTTGGAAGGCATGGTGGAAGCAACGGCCATGACCACCCAGTGCCGCAGCTCCTACCTGCCAGGGGAGATCTGCTGGGGCCACCGCTTTGAGCCCGTGCTCTTCGAACGGCGTGGCCACTACGAGATTGACTACCGGCACTTCCACCGCACCTACGAGGTGCCGGGAACCCCGGAGTGCAGTGCGAAGGAGCTGAGCCAGCGCAAGTACAGGGCGCCTCCCGCCGGGGTCACCACGGCCCGTGCCTCCTTTTGCTACGAGAACGAAGTGGCACTCCGGTCCTGCcgcgaagaggaagaggaggaggaggaggaggagaagcagacgAGCCGGCGGGTGAGCCTGGAGACCGAAACGGCCATGGCCACATGA
- the KCNJ14 gene encoding ATP-sensitive inward rectifier potassium channel 14 isoform X1, with translation MTSPHRVCPSKKPLSPGCPGATCVDRATAKTSSVAILSCTTHRLGHQSPKPGLALAGTKASPSEMGVAQAIRRLSSGDGAGELREEEAVETPLSCPNGKPVPAQPRSRFVKKDGHCNVQFINMSEKGQRYLTDIFTTCVDIRWRWMFVLFCLSFVLSWLLFGFTFWLIAALHGDLGPEFSPAPKPCFSEVTSFMAAFLFSLETQTSIGYGFRSVTEECPAAVVAVVMQCIAGCILDAFIVGAIMAKIAKPKKRNGTLVFSETAVVAMRDGKLCLMWRVANLRKSHLVEAHVRAQLLRPRVTPEGEYIPLDHIDVNVGFDSGTDRIFLVSPVTIIHEIDGESPFYEYGPSELAKGDFELVVILEGMVEATAMTTQCRSSYLPGEICWGHRFEPVLFERRGHYEIDYRHFHRTYEVPGTPECSAKELSQRKYRAPPAGVTTARASFCYENEVALRSCREEEEEEEEEEKQTSRRVSLETETAMAT, from the exons atgacatcACCTCACCGAGTCTGCCCTTCAAAGaaaccactttctccag GTTGCCCGGGAGCGACGTGCGTCGATCGCGCCACAGCTAAAACCTCCTCCGTCGCCATCTTGTCCTGCACAACACACAGGCTGGGCCACCAGTCCCCCAAGCCCGGCCTAGCCTTGGCCGGGACCAAGGCCAGCCCCTCAGAGATGGGGGTAGCCCAAGCCATCCGCCGCCTCAGCAGCGGCGATGGGGCAGGTGAGCTTCGAGAAGAAGAGGCCGTGGAGACCCCGCTCAGCTGCCCCAACGGCAAGCCGGTCCCTGCCCAGCCGCGCAGCCGTTTCGTGAAGAAGGACGGTCACTGCAACGTGCAGTTCATCAACATGAGCGAGAAGGGCCAGCGGTACCTCACCGACATCTTCACCACTTGCGTGGACATCCGCTGGCGATGGATGTTTGTCCTCTTCTGCCTCTCTTTCGTGCTCTCCTGGCTCCTCTTCGGCTTCACCTTCTGGCTCATCGCGGCGCTGCACGGGGATCTCGGCCCCGAGTTCTCCCCGGCCCCCAAGCCCTGCTTCTCTGAGGTCACTAGTTTCATGGCTGCCTTCCTCTTCTCTCTGGAAACCCAGACGTCCATCGGGTACGGCTTCCGCAGCGTGACGGAAGAGTGCCCGGCCGCCGTGGTGGCCGTCGTCATGCAGTGCATCGCCGGGTGCATCCTCGATGCCTTCATCGTCGGGGCCATCATGGCCAAAATCGCCAAGCCCAAGAAGCGCAACGGCACCTTGGTCTTCAGCGAGACGGCGGTGGTGGCGATGCGCGATGGCAAACTCTGCCTGATGTGGCGCGTGGCCAACCTACGCAAGAGCCATCTGGTGGAAGCCCATGTCCGGGCCCAGCTACTGAGG CCTCGCGTGACCCCCGAGGGGGAATACATCCCTCTGGACCACATCGACGTGAACGTGGGTTTCGACAGCGGCACCGACCGCATCTTCTTGGTGTCCCCGGTGACCATCATCCACGAGATCGATGGCGAAAGCCCCTTCTACGAGTACGGTCCTTCCGAACTGGCCAAGGGCGACTTTGAACTGGTGGTCATCTTGGAAGGCATGGTGGAAGCAACGGCCATGACCACCCAGTGCCGCAGCTCCTACCTGCCAGGGGAGATCTGCTGGGGCCACCGCTTTGAGCCCGTGCTCTTCGAACGGCGTGGCCACTACGAGATTGACTACCGGCACTTCCACCGCACCTACGAGGTGCCGGGAACCCCGGAGTGCAGTGCGAAGGAGCTGAGCCAGCGCAAGTACAGGGCGCCTCCCGCCGGGGTCACCACGGCCCGTGCCTCCTTTTGCTACGAGAACGAAGTGGCACTCCGGTCCTGCcgcgaagaggaagaggaggaggaggaggaggagaagcagacgAGCCGGCGGGTGAGCCTGGAGACCGAAACGGCCATGGCCACATGA